The Toxorhynchites rutilus septentrionalis strain SRP chromosome 3, ASM2978413v1, whole genome shotgun sequence genome includes a region encoding these proteins:
- the LOC129773496 gene encoding uncharacterized protein LOC129773496, producing the protein MFHQLQIIESDRQFERFLWRDSPDQPPQVYNMDVAIFGATCSPSSTQFIKNTNAKAFAERYPRAVGGIIKSHYVDDYLSSFETIEDAKVVAEDVKMIHSKGGFMILNWASNSRDVLDYLGEGSADGVKELNLTGNGKN; encoded by the coding sequence ATGTTCCATCAGCTTCAAATCATCGAGTCCGACCGCCAATTTGAGCGGTTCCTGTGGCGTGATAGTCCTGATCAACCTCCACAAGTTTACAACATGGACGTCGCGATATTTGGTGCAACCTGCTCGCCATCTTCCACACAATTCATCAAAAACACGAATGCGAAGGCATTCGCGGAGCGATATCCCAGAGCGGTGGGAGGAATTATCAAATCCCACTATGTGGATGATTACCTCAGTAGTTTCGAGACGATCGAAGATGCGAAGGTGGTGGCAGAGGATGTGAAGATGATACATTCCAAAGGCGGATTTATGATTCTCAATTGGGCCTCAAACAGCCGAGATGTTTTGGATTATCTAGGCGAAGGGTCAGCGGACGGAGTTAAAGAGCTGAACTTGACTGGAAACGGAAAAAACTGA